The genomic interval GGCACCCAGCTCATGGACGGCATCCGCGGCTTGATCAGGACCAGCCCGACCATCGGCTGGGGGCTGATCCTTGGCAGCCTGGCGATCCTCGGCATGCCCCCGTTCGGCGTTTTCGCCAGCGAATTCCTAATCATCACCACCGCCATGCACGAACACTCGTGGGCCACGCCGTTCCTGCTGATCGCGCTGGGCGTGGCTTTCGCCGCAATTTTCGGCAAAGTGCAGCCAATGGTGTTCGGCGAAACCGAGGCATTACGCCTGCCCCATCCGCCTGCACTGATACCGGTGTTCGTCCACCTGGGGCTGGTTTTGATGCTGGGCCTGTACATCCCGCCCTACCTGGCCGACTGGTACCGCCAGGCAGCGGCGTTGCTGGGTTAATTTCATGAGCGATCCCGTACTGCAACTAGAAGAACTCAAGACCGGTCTTCCCGCCTGGCGCGCCACCGTGGATGCCGGGCAGTTCCGTGCCACCTGCGCCAGAGTCCGCGACGGCGGCGGACGCCTGATCGCGCTGTGGGGCAGCGACGAACGCGCCCGCGGACAAGGCTTCGCGCTGCATGCGGCCATGATGGACTCTCCCGGCCTGGTCTGCCTGACCCTAGCGCTGGACAGCAACGAGCCGACTTACCTTAGCATTATCGATATTTTCCCCACCGCCAACCGCATGCAACGCGCGCTGTACGACCTGCTCGGCATCGTTGCGCAGGACAGCCCTGACACGCGCAAATGGCTGCGCCACGGCGCTTGGCCGGAAGAGCTGTTCCCCCTGCGCAAGGAATTCGACCTCAAAACCCAGCATCCGTTGAGCGACGACGCCTATCCCTTCGTCACCGTGACCGGCAACGGCGTGCACGAGATCCCGGTTGGCCCGGTGCATGCAGGCACCATCGAACCCGGGCATTTCCGCTTCTCCATCATCGGCGAACGAGTGCTGCGATTGGAAGAGCGCCTCGGCTACAAGCACAAGGGCGTGGAAAAGCTTGCCGAAACCATGACCGTGGAGCAAGGCGCCAAGCTGGCCGGACGAATTTCCGGCGACAGCACCGTCGCCTATGCCTGGGCCTACGCCATGGCGGCGGAAAACCTCGCCAACCTCACCCCCGAGCCGCGCGCCGTGTGGCTGCGCGCGTTGCTGCTGGAACGCGAGCGCATTGCCAACCACCTCGGCGACCTCGGCTATCTCGGCAATGATGTCGCCCTGGCATTCGGCTTCGCACAGTTCTGGCGCCTCAAGGAAGACTGGCTGCGCGGCAACCAGGCGATGTTCGGCCACCGTTACCTGATGGACAGCATTATCCCCGGCGGGGTCGCGGTAGATCTCAAGCCCGCCGATTACGGCCGCCTAGTGAAAGATGGCGATGAACTGGAACGGGAAGTGCGCATCCTGCGCGATATTTACGAGGAGCACGCCGGGGCCCAGGACCGCTTCGTCACTACCGGCCGCGTCAAGCCGGAACTGGCGGCAAACCTCGGGCTCACCGGCTTCGCCGGCCGCGCCAGCGCCCAGTCATGGGATCTGCGCGCCCAATATCCGAGCGCCCCTTACGACCAACTCGACGTGCGCATGGCGACCCATAGAAACGGCGACGTGGCGGCGCGGGTGATCGTACGCTTCGAAGAAGTGTTCGAATCGCTGAGATTGTGCCGCCTGATCCTCGACCGCATGCCGGCCGGCCCGGTCCTCACGCCCTTTCCGGACGTACCCGAAAACGCTTTCGGCGTCGGCATGGTGGAGGGCTGGCGCGGCGAGGTACTGATGGCATTGCACAGCGGCAAGGACAACCGCATCGAACGCCTGCACCCGCATGACCCGTCGTGGCAGAACTGGCCCCTGCTGGAACACGCCGTGATCGGCAACATCGTGCCGGACTTTCCGCTGATCAACAAATCGTTCAATTTGAGCTACACAGGAACGGATTTATGAGCAATCAGCGGTCAGCTATCAGCCAGACCGCCAGATGCTGACCGCTGACAGCTGATTACTGAGAGCTATTAAATGTACCAGATCATCAAGCAGATGCTGCGCACCGGCATCAAGACCGAAACGCCACCCGCCACGGACGAGTCTCTGCGGGTTGTTCAGCAGCGCCTGCAGGAAGACATTCTCAAGCACTTCGGCCGCGCGCTGGCCATCCGTCACGTCGATGCGGGGTCATGCAATGGCTGCGAACTGGAAATTCACTGCCTCAACAACCCCTACTACAATCTTGAAGGCCTGGGCATCAACTTTGTCGCCAGCCCGCGCCACGCGGACATGCTGCTGGTCACCGGACCGGTGACGAAGAACATGGAAGTCGCCTTGCAGCGCACTTACGACGCCACGCCGGACCCCAAGCTCGTGGTCGCGCTCGGCGACTGCGGTTGCTGCGGGGGGATTTACGGCGAAAATTACGCCAGTTGCGGCGGGATTTCGAATGTCATCCCGGTGGATGTCGCCGTTCCCGGTTGCCCGCCCACTCCCACGGCGATCATGCAGGGCATCCTGACCGCCATCAGCAAGGGCGCTTGAGAAAAGCGGTTCGGTTTTTCGGCTAGTCGTAGCCCAGGCTTTTCAGCGCCCGTTCATCGTCAGCCCAGCCGCCCTTGACCTTGACCCATACTTCCAGGTAAACCTTGCCGTCGAACAGCTTTTCCATGTCCTTGCGGGCCTGGGTGGCCATCTCCTTCAGCTTCTCGCCGTTTTTGCCGATCAGGATCGGCTTCTGGCTTTCGCGGTCCACGATGATGGCAGCGAAAATTCGGCGCAGCTTGCCCTCCACCTCGAACTTCTCGATTTCGACGCTGACGGAGTAAGGCACTTCGTCACCAGACAGGCGGAACACTTTTTCGCGCACGATCTCAGCAGCGAGAAAGCGTTCGCTGCGATCGGTAATTTCGTCCTCGCCGTACATCGGCGTGCCCTCGGGCAGGTGGCTGCGAATCTCCTGCAGCAATTGATCCAGTTGCGGACCTCCACGCTGGGCGCTGACGGGCACGATGGCCGCGAAGGGAAAAAGCGCCGACATTTTCTCGATGAACGGCAGCAATTTTTCCTTGTCGTCGACCTTGTCGACCTTGTTCAGCACCAGCACCACTGGCCGGTTGCGCGGCAGAAGTGCAAGCACCTTTTCGTCGCGCGCATCGAAACGCATGACCTCGATCACGAACAGGACCACGTCCACATTCGACAAAGTCTGGGTGACGCTGCGGTTCATCACGCGGTTCAATGCGCTCTGGTGCTGCGTCTGGAATCCCGGCGTATCGACGAAGATATACTGCACATCAGCATCGGTACGGATGCCGGTAATGCGGTGACGGGTAGTCTGCGCCTTGCGCGACGTAATGCTGACTTTTTGCCCGATGAGGTGGTTGAGCAAGGTCGACTTGCCGACATTGGGGCGGCCGACGATCGCGATGTAGCCGACTTTCATGCTTGCGTCAGTCATGAGTTGCCGCCTGATAAGCAGCAACGGCTGCGTTCTGTTCGGCGCTGCGGCGGCTGTGACCCTCGCCCAGCGAACGGATATTGAGGCCGGGGATAATGCATTCCACTTCAAACTCCTGTTCGTGCGCCTCGCCGCGTATCGCCAGCACCTCATATTGCGGCAAGGCGAGTTTGCGGCTTTGCAGATATTCCTGCAGTTGGGTTTTGGGGTCCTTGGCGAGGGTTTTCGGATCGAGATCCTGCAGCAGCGGCTCGTACAGCGCCAGGATCATCCCTTCTGCAGCGACAAATCCCGCATCGAGGTAAACCGCACCGATGATGGCTTCCAGGGCATCGGCCAGAATCGACGGACGGCGAAAGCCGCCGCTTTTCAACTCGCCTTCGCCCAGCATCAGCATCTCGCCCAGTTTGAGCCCGGATGCGACCTCGGCCAGCGTCTGCTCCTTGACCAAGGCAGCACGCATGCGGCTCAGATCTCCTTCGGGCAGACGCGGGTAGGTTTGATACAGCCGGGCAGCGATGGCGCAGTTCAGAACACTGTCACCGAGAAACTCCAGCCGCTCGTTATTCGGCGAGCCGTGGCTGCGATGCGTCAGCGCCTGGCGCAACAACTCCGGTCGTGTGAATTCATATCCCAGCTGGCGGCAGAGTGCGCGGTATTTCATGCGTGGGCAACGGCTTTAGTCAATCGGCTTCTTTCCTGGCGCGGAACCCGAAGTAGACGCCTGGAACTCCATCAGGGCGCTGAGGTTGCCGACGAGAGGCACGGTAACCGAGTAGTTTGCGTTCACCACGGTTGTGCCGCGATCCTTGCTGATTTCCAGGTCGGAGCCCTTGATCACGTTGACGTTATCGATCACCGCACGTTTGTCGAAAGAATCCCTGACTTCAGAAGGCGTCATGCCTGGCAGAGAAGAGTCCTTGGCCATGACGCCGATAATTTTCTCCACCGACCAGTATTCAAGATACGGCGGGATCAGTTTCATGACCAGGATGGCACCGAATACCACGATCATCCCGACAAATATCACACCGAAAAAAGTCATCCCCTGCTGATTTTTTTTCATCCCCATCTCCTAGTTGATCATCTGTCCGACGCGTTTCAAATCCATTCCAACAAACACGAACTCCCTGGCATGCCACCAGATCATGATCGCCTTGCCGACGATGTTGCGGTCCGGCACGAAGCCCCAATAGCGGCTGTCGTTGCTGTCGTCGCGATTGTCGCCCATCATGAAATACTGCCCCGGCGGCACGGTACAGCTAAAACCGTCCTCATTGTAATCACAGTTGGCGCGCGACGGAAACGCCCTGACGTCGCCCAGACGCACGCTGGGGAACTCGGGCAGGAGCAACACCGCATGCTTGTGACTGCCCAGCTGTTCATAGGCGCGTTTGGCAGTGACATAGTTGAGACCGCTCTTCTCGTAGCCGAACTCCTCGCCGCGGTCTTCCATCGCCACCGGCTTGCCGTTGATGGTCAGCCGCTTGTCGCGGTAAACGACGCGATCACCCGGCAGTCCGACCACGCGTTTGATGTAATCGAGTGACGGGTCTTCCGGGTAGCGGAACACCATCACATCGCCGCGCTGCGGCTGGTTCACCTCGATGATTTTGGTATTGACGACCGGCAGGCGAATGCCATAGGTGTACTTGTTGACGATGATGAAGTCCCCCACCAGGAGCGTCGGCAGCATGGACCCGGAGGGAATCTTGAACGGCTCGACCAGGAAAGAGCGCAACAGGAACACCACCAGGATGACCGGAAAGAAACTCTTGGCGTATTCGACCAGGATTGGGTCCTTGGCTTCCTTGGCGCGGTGCGGCTTGCCCAGATAAATATCAAACAGCCAGATGGCGCCGGTTAACAACAGCGCGACCAGCATGATTAAAGCAAAATTCATTTGTTACCCCGAGTGAGGGGTGAGGGGTGAGGGGTGAGGGGTAAAACCGGGTTCGGTGCGTGGTGTTGACTTTCCACCTCACCCCTCACCTTCTCACCCCTCACCTTCTCACCCCTCACCTACTTGTTATCCACTTGCAAAATGGCCAGGAACGCTTCCTGCGGAATTTCCACGTTACCCACCTGCTTCATGCGCTTCTTGCCTGCCTTCTGTTTCTCCAGCAACTTGCGCTTGCGCGACACGTCGCCGCCGTAACATTTCGCCAGCACGTTCTTGCGCAACGCCTTGACGTTTTCGCGCGCCAGAATCTGCGAGCCGATGGCTGCCTGCACCGCGATATCGAACATCTGGCGCGGGATCAGCTGGCGCATCTTTGCGGCCAGTTCTCGGCCGCGATAAATCGAATTGGCACGGTGCACGATCACCGAGAGCGCATCCACTTTCTCGTTGTTGATCAGGATATCCACCTTGACCAGATCGGCGGTGCGGAATTCCTTGAATTCGTAGTCCAGCGACGCATAACCGCGGCTGGTGGACTTGAGCTTGTCGAACAGGTCCATCACCACTTCATTCATGGGCATGTCGTAGGTCAGCATCACCTGCCGCCCCATGTACTGCATATTGGTCTGCGAACCGCGCTTCTGTGTGCACAGGGTAATCACGGCCCCGACATATTCCTGCGGCACCAGGATGGTGGCGGTAATGATCGGTTCGCGGATTTCCTCGATCTTGGACAGGTCGGGCAGCTTGGACGGATTCTCGATTTCCAGCACGGTTCCGTCGCGCATCACGACCTCGTAGATCACCGTCGGAGCGGTGGTAATGAGGTCCATGTCGTACTCGCGCTCCAGGCGCTCCTGCACGATCTCGAGATGCAGCAGGCCGAGGAAGCCGCAGCGGAAGCCGAATCCCAGCGCCTGCGAGGTTTCCGGCTCGTATTGCAGCGAGGCGTCGTTGAGCTTGAGCTTCTCCAGCGCATCGCGCAGCGCTTCGTAGTCGTGCGACTCCACCGGGTACAGTCCGGCGAACACCTGCGGCTTGATTTCCTTGAAGCCGGGCAGCGCCTCGCTGGCGGGATTGTTCGCCAGCGTCACGGTATCGCCCACTTTGGCGGACTTCAATTCCTTGATGCCGGCGATGATAAACCCCACCTCGCCTGCGGAAAGCTGCGTCCGGATAAGAGACTTGGGGGTGAACACGCCGACCTGCTCGCACAGATGCACATCGCCGGTGGCCATGAGACGAATCTTGTCCTTGGGTTTGAGCATACCGTCCACCACCCGCACCAGCATCACCACGCCGACGTAGTTGTCGAACCAGGAGTCGATGATCAGCGCCTTGAGCGGCCCATCAGGATTGCCCTTGGGCGGGGGGATGCGCGCGATCACCGCTTCCAGGACATCCTGCACGCCCAATCCGGTCTTGGCACTGGCGAGCACTGCATCCTTTGCGTCGATGCCGATGATATCCTCGATTTCCTGGATAACTCGCTCCGGCTCGGCGCTGGGCAGGTCGATCTTGTTGAGCACCGGTACGACTTCCACGCCCTGCTCGATGGCGGTATAGCAGTTGGCCACGCTCTGCGCTTCAACGCCCTGGGACGCGTCCACTACCAGCAGCGCGCCTTCGCAGGCAGCCAGCGAGCGGCTGACTTCATAAGAGAAGTCCACGTGTCCGGGGGTGTCAATCAGGTTGAGGCGGTAAATCTGGCCGTCGCGCGCCTTGTATTCCAGCGCAGCGGTCTGAGCCTTGATGGTGATGCCGCGCTCGCGCTCAATATCCATGGAATCCAGCACCTGGGCTTCCATTTCACGGTCGGAAAGTCCGCCACAGAGATGGATGATGCGATCGGCCAGGGTGGATTTGCCATGGTCGATATGGGCGATGATGGAAAAATTGCGTATATGGTTCATGCTCGTATGCAGCAAAAAGGGCACGGTCGGTGCCCTTTTCCGTTTTAAATTAAAGGCGAATTCTAACGGATTTCCGCCCGCGATGCACTCACGGTCGGGGATGAATTACCGCTACCAGCACAGCGAGCACGGTTTGAGCAAAGCAAGTACGCCGCATCATGCAGCCATGGGTTGCGTGACAGCCATTTTCTGCTTGATTTCGAGCACACCGATCAATATCAAGAGTTCGCGGAATGCTTCCAGATGGAGTCCTCCGCGTTCGCCGTTACGATTATCCTGCGTCAGGCTGTGTAAATAATCCAGACAGTCCAGGTAATCCGCGCCATTCCACTGCGCAGTGACTTTGGCGAACAAATGCGGAAAATGCTCCAGCCCCGTCAGTTCGTTGCTGCGTGTATTTGCATCTTCCCAAGTGGGTAAGGTCACATTGAAGCGCCCCCTGATTTCGGCAGCAAGCTTCTCGAACTCCTGGCGCAGTCCCTGGGCATGCAGGACATCCAGCAGGCTCATCCAGACATGAGCCGGGGCAGCTTCGTTGGCCTCGACATGATGGCGCAACACCCCGATCGCCATATCCATGCGCCCCAGCAGCAGAAAGACCTCCGCCTCCTCCTCGACGCTGGACAGTTCGTCTACCGTCACCGTAGTGTCCTGATCCAGGGGTATCCAGTACTTGACCGCCTCCCCGCTTATGGCTCCACCGGCATGCGACTCGTGCGGCGCAGGAACAACACGACGTGGCATATCGACGAGCGGTGCTGAAGGCATCCCGGAACGGCGCCCAAACCAGAAAAACACCAAGCCGAGTCCCGCCCCTCCCAGCAGCAGCCATAGCGTGCCGTTCGATTTGGTTTCAGCGTTGGCGGCGGCAGGCATGGGCTGGATATTGCCCGGCACGACTGCTTGCCGCTCCGCGACTTCAGCAGAAGGCGCCTGAACACCGTTCGCGCCAGCCGCAACAGCAAGCGCTTGTTCGGCCCCGGCGTGCATCGTGAAGAAGAACGCCACCAGCAATGTAATTCTGGAAAAAATTCGGGGAGAGTAATACATGATTGCCTTGCTGTTTGAGTCACCGCGATTATACGGTGCGCAGTAATTTGCATGCATCGGGGAATCCCCGATTTTCCGCTACCTCACAGCACTTCCAGGCAAACCCGATAGACTTCGGAGAGCGAAGTATCGTGTTGACGTGCCAGTTGAATCGCATTGTCGGTCAGGGTAACCATCCCTTCCGCAACGGCTATCTTGCGCAGATCGCTGGCGGCGATACCCGGCATGATGTGGCCACGTATGTTTTCGTTGACAGCGAGCAATTCGTAAGCCGCAAGGCGACCGAAAAAACCGGTATTGTTGCAGCGTTCGCACCCCTGCCCTTTGTAGAATTTCTCGTCTAGCGGAACTTTCAGGCTGGTGCGGATGAACGGGTCGACATCTTCCTCTGCCATGCAATGCGGACAATTGCGCCGCACCAGCCGCTGCGCAATGACGCCGATGACTGCCGATTTCAGCAAATAGGGCTCCACCCCCATTTCCACCAGCCGGATAATGGCGCCCGGGGCATCGTTGGTATGCAGGGTGGACAGCACAAGGTGCCCGGTGAGCGCGCTTTCCACGGCGATCTTTGCCGTTTCCTCGTCGCGGATCTCGCCGATCATGATGACGTCCGGATCATGGCGCAAAATATGACGCAGAGCCTGGGGGAAGCCGAAATTGATCTGCGGCAGAATGTGAATCTGGCGCATGCCCTCGAATTCGTACTCGACCGGGTCTTCCACCGTCACGATATTGAGGTTGTTGCGTGCCACTTCACGCATGGCGGCATAGAGCGTAGTGGTCTTGCCAGAACCGGTCGGGCCGGTGACCAGCAGAATTCCATAGCTCTTGTTGATGAGATGGGTGAACAATTGCTCATCGCGCGGGTTGAAGCCGATGTCTTTCACCGAGCGCAGCCCTTCGCCCTTGTTGAGCAGGCGGATCACGATGCTCTCGCCGAACTGGCAGGGAATGGTCGATATGCGCATATCGACGATATTCTTGCCGTCCAGCATGCGCGAACGGCCGTCCTGGGGCAGACGATGCTCGGCAATATTGAGGCGGCTGATAATCTTGATGCGGCTTACGATGGCCGGCAACAGCCCTTTCTGAATCTCGCGTTTCTTGACCAGGGTGCCGTCCACCCGGTAAAGCAGATCCACTTGCTTGCTGCCGGGACGGATGTGGATATCCGAAGCGCGCTGGTGGATGCCGCCCAGGATGATATTGTCCACCAGCTTGACGATCGGCGTCTCGTTCGCCAGTCGCTCCGCTTCTTTCCATATTTCCAGATCATCCTCGTAATAATAGTCGGACAGTTCGAGGCGATCGAGTTCCAGCTCCTGTTCCTGCGTATCGAAAAACTTGTTGATGGCGGCGTTGATTTCTTCCCGCGGCGCGAACACCGGTTCGATGGCACGCTGCGTGATGAAAGTGATGGCATGGATGGCTGCGGTATCGAGCAGGTTCTCCATCGCCAGCACCAGGCGATCTTCATGAAACATCAAAGGGATGACATGGTGTTCGCGCGCCAGTTCTGGCGTGATCAGGGCGAGCGCCCGGTGGTCGAAATCGAAACCGTTGAGGCACACGACCGGTGCGCCCAGGGATCGCGATACGGCAAGATAAATCTGGAGTGAAGTCGCCACACCCATGTCGGACAAAATGGCGCCCAGCTTCATGCCATGATGCTTGCTCTGGTAAGCGAGGGCCTCATCCAGCTGTTGCTGGGTGATCACCTTCTCCTGCACCAGCAGACTGCCGAGGTTGGTGTGGTGGAACTGTTGCTGCGCCTTCAGCACAGATTCCAGCTCGGCGGCATTCAGGACCGTGCCGTCATGGCCTTTGCTTACAGGTAAGGCGCTTTCTTGCATGGAGTTGTATAGTTTCTATCAGCGCTTTGGAAATCCAGAGGGCCCCGAGCCGATCTTGTCGAGGAACTCGGGGTTAATGGTGAAACCTTCGAGGCTTTCACCCACGTTCAAACTGGCTTCACTGAGTTCGACCGCGGTATTCGCCTTTTGCCCGCCTTTGCCCCCTTCCTGCACGGAATTGCTGATTAGCCACTCCATGTCGGTACGCGAATCGGCGTTGGAAAGCGCCTCTTCGCGGCTGATCTTGCCGGCGATAAAAAGATCCAGCAAGGAACGCTCGAAGGTCTGCGAACCGGCGTTGAGGCTTTGCTCGATGGCGTCCTTGAGCTTTTCCACCTCGCCCTTCTGGATCAGCTCGGAAACATAGAAAGTATTCATCAGTACTTCGACTGCCGCCACCCGCTTGCCGTCCACACCCTTCACCA from Sulfurimicrobium lacus carries:
- a CDS encoding NADH-quinone oxidoreductase subunit C; this translates as MSDPVLQLEELKTGLPAWRATVDAGQFRATCARVRDGGGRLIALWGSDERARGQGFALHAAMMDSPGLVCLTLALDSNEPTYLSIIDIFPTANRMQRALYDLLGIVAQDSPDTRKWLRHGAWPEELFPLRKEFDLKTQHPLSDDAYPFVTVTGNGVHEIPVGPVHAGTIEPGHFRFSIIGERVLRLEERLGYKHKGVEKLAETMTVEQGAKLAGRISGDSTVAYAWAYAMAAENLANLTPEPRAVWLRALLLERERIANHLGDLGYLGNDVALAFGFAQFWRLKEDWLRGNQAMFGHRYLMDSIIPGGVAVDLKPADYGRLVKDGDELEREVRILRDIYEEHAGAQDRFVTTGRVKPELAANLGLTGFAGRASAQSWDLRAQYPSAPYDQLDVRMATHRNGDVAARVIVRFEEVFESLRLCRLILDRMPAGPVLTPFPDVPENAFGVGMVEGWRGEVLMALHSGKDNRIERLHPHDPSWQNWPLLEHAVIGNIVPDFPLINKSFNLSYTGTDL
- a CDS encoding NADH-quinone oxidoreductase subunit B family protein, with product MYQIIKQMLRTGIKTETPPATDESLRVVQQRLQEDILKHFGRALAIRHVDAGSCNGCELEIHCLNNPYYNLEGLGINFVASPRHADMLLVTGPVTKNMEVALQRTYDATPDPKLVVALGDCGCCGGIYGENYASCGGISNVIPVDVAVPGCPPTPTAIMQGILTAISKGA
- the era gene encoding GTPase Era, with the translated sequence MTDASMKVGYIAIVGRPNVGKSTLLNHLIGQKVSITSRKAQTTRHRITGIRTDADVQYIFVDTPGFQTQHQSALNRVMNRSVTQTLSNVDVVLFVIEVMRFDARDEKVLALLPRNRPVVLVLNKVDKVDDKEKLLPFIEKMSALFPFAAIVPVSAQRGGPQLDQLLQEIRSHLPEGTPMYGEDEITDRSERFLAAEIVREKVFRLSGDEVPYSVSVEIEKFEVEGKLRRIFAAIIVDRESQKPILIGKNGEKLKEMATQARKDMEKLFDGKVYLEVWVKVKGGWADDERALKSLGYD
- the rnc gene encoding ribonuclease III, coding for MKYRALCRQLGYEFTRPELLRQALTHRSHGSPNNERLEFLGDSVLNCAIAARLYQTYPRLPEGDLSRMRAALVKEQTLAEVASGLKLGEMLMLGEGELKSGGFRRPSILADALEAIIGAVYLDAGFVAAEGMILALYEPLLQDLDPKTLAKDPKTQLQEYLQSRKLALPQYEVLAIRGEAHEQEFEVECIIPGLNIRSLGEGHSRRSAEQNAAVAAYQAATHD
- a CDS encoding DUF4845 domain-containing protein — protein: MKKNQQGMTFFGVIFVGMIVVFGAILVMKLIPPYLEYWSVEKIIGVMAKDSSLPGMTPSEVRDSFDKRAVIDNVNVIKGSDLEISKDRGTTVVNANYSVTVPLVGNLSALMEFQASTSGSAPGKKPID
- the lepB gene encoding signal peptidase I, yielding MNFALIMLVALLLTGAIWLFDIYLGKPHRAKEAKDPILVEYAKSFFPVILVVFLLRSFLVEPFKIPSGSMLPTLLVGDFIIVNKYTYGIRLPVVNTKIIEVNQPQRGDVMVFRYPEDPSLDYIKRVVGLPGDRVVYRDKRLTINGKPVAMEDRGEEFGYEKSGLNYVTAKRAYEQLGSHKHAVLLLPEFPSVRLGDVRAFPSRANCDYNEDGFSCTVPPGQYFMMGDNRDDSNDSRYWGFVPDRNIVGKAIMIWWHAREFVFVGMDLKRVGQMIN
- the lepA gene encoding translation elongation factor 4, which gives rise to MNHIRNFSIIAHIDHGKSTLADRIIHLCGGLSDREMEAQVLDSMDIERERGITIKAQTAALEYKARDGQIYRLNLIDTPGHVDFSYEVSRSLAACEGALLVVDASQGVEAQSVANCYTAIEQGVEVVPVLNKIDLPSAEPERVIQEIEDIIGIDAKDAVLASAKTGLGVQDVLEAVIARIPPPKGNPDGPLKALIIDSWFDNYVGVVMLVRVVDGMLKPKDKIRLMATGDVHLCEQVGVFTPKSLIRTQLSAGEVGFIIAGIKELKSAKVGDTVTLANNPASEALPGFKEIKPQVFAGLYPVESHDYEALRDALEKLKLNDASLQYEPETSQALGFGFRCGFLGLLHLEIVQERLEREYDMDLITTAPTVIYEVVMRDGTVLEIENPSKLPDLSKIEEIREPIITATILVPQEYVGAVITLCTQKRGSQTNMQYMGRQVMLTYDMPMNEVVMDLFDKLKSTSRGYASLDYEFKEFRTADLVKVDILINNEKVDALSVIVHRANSIYRGRELAAKMRQLIPRQMFDIAVQAAIGSQILARENVKALRKNVLAKCYGGDVSRKRKLLEKQKAGKKRMKQVGNVEIPQEAFLAILQVDNK
- a CDS encoding type IV pilus assembly protein FimV produces the protein MHANYCAPYNRGDSNSKAIMYYSPRIFSRITLLVAFFFTMHAGAEQALAVAAGANGVQAPSAEVAERQAVVPGNIQPMPAAANAETKSNGTLWLLLGGAGLGLVFFWFGRRSGMPSAPLVDMPRRVVPAPHESHAGGAISGEAVKYWIPLDQDTTVTVDELSSVEEEAEVFLLLGRMDMAIGVLRHHVEANEAAPAHVWMSLLDVLHAQGLRQEFEKLAAEIRGRFNVTLPTWEDANTRSNELTGLEHFPHLFAKVTAQWNGADYLDCLDYLHSLTQDNRNGERGGLHLEAFRELLILIGVLEIKQKMAVTQPMAA
- a CDS encoding GspE/PulE family protein — its product is MQESALPVSKGHDGTVLNAAELESVLKAQQQFHHTNLGSLLVQEKVITQQQLDEALAYQSKHHGMKLGAILSDMGVATSLQIYLAVSRSLGAPVVCLNGFDFDHRALALITPELAREHHVIPLMFHEDRLVLAMENLLDTAAIHAITFITQRAIEPVFAPREEINAAINKFFDTQEQELELDRLELSDYYYEDDLEIWKEAERLANETPIVKLVDNIILGGIHQRASDIHIRPGSKQVDLLYRVDGTLVKKREIQKGLLPAIVSRIKIISRLNIAEHRLPQDGRSRMLDGKNIVDMRISTIPCQFGESIVIRLLNKGEGLRSVKDIGFNPRDEQLFTHLINKSYGILLVTGPTGSGKTTTLYAAMREVARNNLNIVTVEDPVEYEFEGMRQIHILPQINFGFPQALRHILRHDPDVIMIGEIRDEETAKIAVESALTGHLVLSTLHTNDAPGAIIRLVEMGVEPYLLKSAVIGVIAQRLVRRNCPHCMAEEDVDPFIRTSLKVPLDEKFYKGQGCERCNNTGFFGRLAAYELLAVNENIRGHIMPGIAASDLRKIAVAEGMVTLTDNAIQLARQHDTSLSEVYRVCLEVL